A stretch of the Sphingobacterium thalpophilum genome encodes the following:
- a CDS encoding precorrin-2 dehydrogenase/sirohydrochlorin ferrochelatase family protein: MNQLFPIFVKLDQIQTLLVGGGKVALEKFQALITNDESLNLTIVAREIIPEFETLLKEYPHIRLHLRPFEPTDIAHKRLVIAATNNMELNEQLRKLTEQHNILFNAADKPALCDFYLGSIVKKGDLKIAISTNGKSPTIAKRVKELLNDLLPEEIDETLSLMSAYRDQLKGDFESKVKQLNEHTKNILRHER, encoded by the coding sequence ATGAATCAGCTATTTCCTATATTCGTCAAACTTGATCAGATCCAAACCTTATTGGTAGGGGGCGGAAAGGTAGCACTGGAAAAATTTCAGGCCCTGATAACGAATGATGAGTCCCTCAATCTGACCATCGTCGCCAGGGAGATCATTCCTGAATTTGAAACGTTGCTCAAAGAATACCCACATATCAGACTGCACTTAAGGCCTTTTGAGCCTACTGACATAGCACATAAACGGCTGGTCATTGCTGCGACCAATAATATGGAACTGAATGAACAGTTGCGCAAACTGACCGAACAGCACAATATCCTGTTTAACGCGGCAGACAAACCGGCGCTATGTGATTTTTACCTGGGGTCCATCGTCAAAAAGGGCGACCTCAAAATTGCCATTTCAACCAACGGCAAATCGCCGACGATCGCAAAGCGGGTGAAGGAACTGTTAAATGATCTGCTGCCCGAAGAAATCGATGAGACGCTATCCTTGATGAGCGCCTACCGAGATCAGCTCAAAGGGGATTTCGAATCGAAGGTGAAACAGCTGAATGAACATACCAAAAATATTTTACGTCATGAACGTTGA
- a CDS encoding phosphoadenylyl-sulfate reductase — MNVEEIKEILGDKKDVALLQTIAALYPSEVVFSTSFGIEDQIITEWIGKNNIDIEIFTLDTGRLFKETYSLWSRTLERYQLPIRTYTPDTALLEEFISRKGPNSFYESVENRKECCRIRKIEPLQRAIKGKKIWVTGIRAEQSANRHDMDFVEYDEINEIIKIHPLFDWTFEEVKQYCREQHIPYNVLHDKGFPSIGCQPCTRAVQEGEDFRAGRWWWEDQSKKECGLHAVKSHE; from the coding sequence ATGAACGTTGAGGAAATTAAAGAAATATTAGGCGATAAAAAAGATGTGGCTCTGCTACAGACTATCGCTGCACTATATCCTTCGGAAGTGGTATTTTCGACATCATTTGGTATTGAGGACCAGATTATAACCGAGTGGATTGGCAAGAACAATATAGATATCGAAATATTTACCTTGGACACCGGCAGGCTGTTTAAAGAAACATACTCCCTCTGGAGCCGCACATTGGAACGCTATCAATTGCCGATTCGCACCTATACTCCGGACACCGCGTTGTTGGAAGAGTTTATCAGCAGAAAAGGCCCCAATTCATTTTATGAATCGGTGGAGAACCGAAAAGAATGCTGCAGAATCCGAAAAATAGAGCCACTGCAACGTGCGATTAAAGGTAAGAAAATCTGGGTCACAGGTATACGTGCCGAACAGTCTGCAAACAGACACGACATGGATTTTGTCGAATATGATGAAATCAACGAGATCATTAAAATCCATCCTTTGTTTGACTGGACGTTTGAAGAGGTAAAACAATACTGTAGAGAGCAACATATCCCATACAATGTACTGCACGACAAGGGATTCCCAAGTATTGGCTGCCAGCCCTGCACGAGAGCCGTACAGGAAGGAGAGGACTTCCGCGCCGGCAGGTGGTGGTGGGAAGACCAGAGTAAAAAGGAATGTGGGCTACATGCGGTAAAGTCCCATGAATAA
- the cysD gene encoding sulfate adenylyltransferase subunit CysD produces the protein MDYLDHLEAEAIYILREVAGQFEKPALLFSGGKDSITLVHLAKKAFRPGKFPFPLVHIDTGHNFPETIAFRDQLIAEIGEKLIVGYVQDSIDQGKVVEQKGKNASRNALQTVTLLDTISKYGFDACIGGARRDEEKARAKERIFSVRDEFGQWDPKRQRPELWSIFNGKINKGENVRVFPISNWTELDVWNYIKREEIALPSIYFSHERDVITRNGQLMAAAPFLNIDEEDVIERKSVRFRTVGDMTCTAAVDSTATALDDIIAEIKASTVSERGARMDDKVSEAAMEERKKQGYF, from the coding sequence ATGGACTATTTAGATCATTTAGAAGCGGAAGCTATATATATTTTGAGAGAGGTCGCGGGACAATTTGAAAAACCAGCGCTCCTGTTCTCGGGCGGCAAAGATTCAATCACGCTGGTCCATCTGGCAAAAAAAGCCTTCAGACCAGGTAAGTTTCCTTTTCCGTTAGTTCATATCGATACGGGGCACAATTTTCCGGAAACAATTGCTTTTCGCGATCAGCTTATTGCGGAGATAGGTGAAAAACTAATCGTTGGATACGTACAGGACAGTATTGATCAGGGCAAAGTAGTTGAACAGAAAGGCAAAAATGCCAGTCGTAATGCACTACAGACAGTTACCCTCTTGGATACAATTTCAAAATACGGTTTTGATGCCTGTATCGGAGGTGCACGACGGGATGAAGAGAAAGCACGTGCCAAGGAACGCATATTCTCGGTACGTGACGAATTTGGACAATGGGACCCCAAGCGCCAGCGTCCTGAATTATGGAGTATTTTCAACGGCAAAATCAATAAGGGCGAAAACGTACGTGTATTTCCGATCTCCAACTGGACGGAGCTTGATGTCTGGAATTACATCAAACGTGAGGAGATCGCCTTGCCGTCGATTTATTTTAGTCATGAACGTGATGTGATCACACGAAACGGCCAATTGATGGCTGCGGCGCCGTTTCTGAATATCGATGAAGAGGACGTCATAGAACGCAAATCTGTCCGCTTTAGAACAGTTGGCGACATGACCTGTACAGCTGCAGTGGACTCCACGGCAACAGCGCTGGATGATATTATTGCTGAAATAAAAGCCTCTACCGTCAGCGAACGCGGAGCGCGCATGGATGACAAAGTATCGGAGGCGGCAATGGAAGAACGTAAGAAACAGGGGTATTTTTAA
- a CDS encoding sulfate adenylyltransferase subunit 1, translating to MNILKFITAGSVDDGKSTLIGRLLYDTNSILDDQLEAIQRANRKNDDGTVDLAILTDGLKAEREQGITIDVAYKYFQTDQRKYIIADAPGHIQYTRNMVTGASNSDLIIILIDARKGVIEQTKRHSFIAKLLAMKQVLVCVNKMDMVDYSASVFEQIKADYLQLAARLGLKEVDFIPVSALKGDNIVHKSSRMPWYSGESLLDYLEHVEIHESESANWRFPVQWVVRPQTDDLHDYRGYAGRVLGEGLTVGSPVIIYPAETYSTIKAIEFNGQNLERAENGQSVIVHLSDDVDISRGDTIANVEAPPKFERNIQGNICWFDNKPLDTDQIYLIQSHSKLTKIKVVDVLYKFDINTQEKVYDEAIKLNDIGRIAIKSAENLVFDLQDENAANSQAIVIDPRTNLTVGALMIQAVD from the coding sequence ATGAATATATTGAAATTTATAACAGCCGGTTCTGTCGACGATGGAAAAAGTACCTTGATAGGCCGCTTGCTTTACGATACGAATTCTATCTTGGATGACCAGCTGGAAGCGATACAGCGTGCAAACCGAAAAAACGACGACGGCACCGTCGATCTGGCCATATTGACAGACGGACTAAAGGCGGAACGGGAGCAGGGCATCACTATCGACGTCGCCTACAAGTATTTTCAGACAGACCAAAGAAAGTACATCATAGCGGATGCTCCCGGGCATATTCAATATACCCGAAACATGGTAACCGGAGCGTCCAACTCCGATCTGATCATCATTTTGATTGACGCCCGTAAGGGTGTGATTGAACAGACAAAACGTCATTCGTTTATTGCCAAACTATTGGCTATGAAACAGGTACTGGTATGCGTCAATAAGATGGACATGGTCGACTATAGTGCCTCAGTATTCGAGCAGATCAAGGCCGATTACCTACAGCTAGCAGCGAGATTAGGACTCAAGGAAGTAGACTTCATTCCGGTATCCGCCTTAAAAGGCGACAACATTGTTCATAAATCCAGCCGTATGCCTTGGTATTCAGGCGAATCCTTGCTGGATTACCTTGAGCATGTGGAAATTCATGAAAGTGAGTCCGCAAACTGGAGATTTCCGGTGCAATGGGTCGTCAGGCCACAAACGGATGATTTACACGACTATAGGGGATATGCAGGTCGTGTGTTAGGAGAGGGGTTGACGGTAGGCTCGCCCGTCATCATCTATCCCGCAGAAACCTACAGCACAATTAAAGCCATTGAATTTAATGGCCAGAATCTTGAACGCGCCGAAAATGGACAATCGGTGATCGTTCACCTGTCTGATGATGTCGATATCAGCCGCGGCGACACAATAGCGAATGTCGAAGCTCCGCCAAAATTTGAACGGAACATCCAGGGAAATATCTGTTGGTTTGACAACAAACCGTTGGATACAGATCAAATTTACCTGATCCAAAGCCACAGCAAACTGACAAAAATTAAAGTTGTCGACGTGCTTTACAAGTTTGATATCAATACACAGGAAAAAGTTTATGATGAAGCGATAAAGCTGAACGACATTGGCCGCATTGCGATCAAGTCGGCAGAGAATCTCGTATTTGATCTTCAAGATGAAAATGCTGCAAATTCTCAAGCGATTGTCATCGATCCGCGTACCAATCTCACTGTTGGCGCATTGATGATTCAAGCTGTTGACTAA
- the gdhA gene encoding NADP-specific glutamate dehydrogenase, whose amino-acid sequence MSKNFNEFIANVEKRNPNEPEFLQAVKEVTEDLFPYITENHPEFFDQKILERLTEPERIISFRVTWLDDNHEVQVNRGYRVQMNSSIGPYKGGLRFAPSVNQSILKFLAFEQVFKNSLTGLPIGGGKGGSDFDPKGKSDNEIMRFCQSFMTELYRHIGADTDVPAGDIGVGGREIGFLFGQFKRLQNNFTGVLTGKGELWGGSYIRPEATGYGLLYFVDCIFKHKGQSLQGKVATVSGAGNVAFYAVEKATQLGAKVITVSNSSGTLYDPDGFDAEKMAFGATLGRNLDQYPSRYPNAQFLPGQKPWQFKCDIALPCATQNELDESDAKTLVSNGCVCVAEGANMPSTAEAIKVFLDAKISFAPGKAANAGGVAVSGLEMSQNSIRTQWCTEEVDNRLKTIMESIHETCLKYGKESDFVNYLKGANIGGFIKVANAMKAQGIV is encoded by the coding sequence ATGTCAAAAAATTTTAACGAGTTCATTGCTAACGTTGAGAAACGTAATCCCAATGAACCAGAATTCTTACAAGCTGTAAAAGAGGTTACCGAGGATTTATTTCCTTATATCACAGAGAATCATCCTGAATTTTTCGATCAAAAAATTCTTGAACGCCTGACAGAGCCTGAACGTATCATATCATTTCGAGTAACATGGTTAGATGACAATCATGAAGTTCAGGTAAACCGGGGTTATCGTGTGCAGATGAATAGTTCCATCGGCCCGTATAAAGGTGGACTTCGCTTCGCTCCTTCTGTAAATCAAAGCATTCTAAAATTTCTTGCCTTCGAACAGGTTTTTAAAAATAGCTTAACTGGTTTGCCTATCGGCGGTGGTAAAGGTGGATCTGATTTTGATCCGAAGGGCAAATCGGACAACGAGATTATGCGTTTTTGTCAAAGCTTCATGACTGAACTTTATCGTCATATCGGTGCAGACACAGATGTGCCTGCGGGAGATATTGGTGTCGGCGGACGGGAGATTGGATTTTTATTTGGTCAGTTCAAACGTCTTCAGAACAATTTTACAGGGGTATTGACCGGTAAGGGCGAATTGTGGGGTGGCTCTTATATCCGTCCGGAAGCAACGGGTTACGGCCTACTCTACTTCGTAGACTGCATATTTAAGCACAAAGGCCAATCTTTACAGGGTAAAGTAGCCACTGTCTCGGGGGCCGGAAACGTCGCATTTTACGCGGTTGAAAAAGCAACACAGCTCGGCGCAAAAGTAATAACGGTATCAAACAGCTCTGGAACATTGTATGATCCGGATGGTTTTGATGCTGAAAAAATGGCGTTTGGCGCGACCTTGGGTCGTAATTTGGATCAATATCCGTCTCGTTATCCAAATGCTCAATTCTTGCCGGGACAAAAGCCCTGGCAGTTTAAATGCGATATTGCTCTTCCATGTGCAACGCAAAATGAACTGGATGAATCGGATGCCAAGACACTTGTCTCAAATGGTTGTGTGTGTGTCGCTGAAGGCGCAAACATGCCATCGACTGCAGAAGCCATCAAAGTCTTCTTGGATGCTAAAATCAGCTTCGCGCCCGGAAAAGCGGCGAATGCCGGTGGAGTTGCCGTCAGCGGTCTAGAAATGTCTCAAAACTCAATCCGTACGCAATGGTGCACGGAAGAAGTGGACAACCGCCTGAAGACGATCATGGAAAGTATTCATGAAACCTGCCTGAAATATGGTAAAGAAAGTGACTTTGTCAATTACTTAAAAGGTGCTAACATCGGTGGCTTTATTAAAGTCGCCAATGCGATGAAAGCACAGGGAATTGTATAA
- a CDS encoding MgtC/SapB family protein: protein MESITNFLISEPLLNALTSILCGSLIGFEREYRNKSAGFRTVVLICFGSAMFTIVSCLFTGSSSDRVAANIVTGIGFIGAGVIFKGKLSVSGLTTAAVIWATAGIGMFAGLGKLQYAISFSIFMVLILALFQRIEMLLARYYLVRSLHIKFGSNEFYHLHEFEQMALDFKIRATRRVIEKVEGKLEVMYDISGKMVDLDRFNQQLAASAVIDEFYYNK from the coding sequence ATGGAGAGTATCACCAATTTTTTGATCAGCGAGCCCTTATTGAATGCCCTTACCTCCATTTTGTGCGGCAGTTTAATAGGTTTCGAGCGGGAGTATAGGAACAAATCGGCTGGTTTTCGTACCGTGGTACTGATTTGTTTTGGCTCGGCGATGTTTACCATCGTGTCCTGCCTATTTACTGGAAGCAGCAGTGATAGGGTAGCAGCCAACATTGTTACAGGCATAGGCTTTATAGGCGCCGGAGTGATTTTCAAAGGAAAACTGTCCGTGAGTGGACTCACCACAGCCGCCGTAATATGGGCTACAGCAGGGATCGGCATGTTTGCTGGGCTCGGTAAGCTGCAATATGCGATATCTTTTTCCATATTCATGGTCCTTATCCTTGCCCTTTTCCAGCGTATAGAAATGCTGCTGGCACGTTATTATCTGGTGCGCTCACTCCATATCAAATTCGGTTCAAACGAATTTTACCATTTGCACGAGTTTGAACAGATGGCGCTGGATTTTAAAATTAGAGCTACCCGACGTGTTATTGAGAAAGTTGAGGGTAAGCTTGAGGTTATGTATGATATCTCCGGCAAAATGGTCGACCTCGACCGCTTTAACCAGCAACTGGCGGCTTCGGCAGTGATTGATGAATTTTATTATAATAAATAA
- a CDS encoding endonuclease MutS2: MVYPLNAIDKLGFSEIKDKIKQKCLSESGRELVEKIQPQTRFDQIDRFLRQTSEFKELLVNDGAFPVENFFPLKAIVEKARVEGTFLLEEEFFRVLLSLKTVYAIIRYFNEREGLYPNLELLFEHLPIEKGIIRDIESVIDERGKLKNNASRLLLEITQQIQRAEQEALKRMNSIFKSAQDSGWTADGNLTVRDGRLCIPILAENKRKLKGLIHDESATGQTAYIEPEEVFHLNNKIRDLEFERRREVIRILVELTDKVRPHIPLLLSYHGLLTKVDFVRAKALFALDIEAEMPELSKEAEIHLVNGRHPLLLLNAQHQHQTVVPLNIQIGQTQRIIVVSGPNAGGKSVCMKTVGLLQIMVQSGLLIPAEPTTKVGIFKQLFADIGDDQSIESDLSTYSAHLSKMKYFTEFANGRTLVLIDEFGTGTDPLFGGPIAEAVLESLNKKQIRGVITTHYSNLKVFASNTDGLENASMLFDNREMKPMYILQIGKPGSSYAFEIAQKIGLGKDILESAKNKIGVQQKKVDTLLIDLEREKKEVFDTKVAINKREKELETIKSEYLELQQYLEENKRAILKKAKEEAQDIIRNSNKLIENTVAQIKSAKADKEKTRELRNNLDQALKAVLPKEQKTKPLVKEKVGESTELNIGDWVQILDNGAEAQVVEIAKNNLILAMGELRTVQKRKNVIKLEGRENKKSAKSLSKTLSASTVADFSPELDLRGMRTEDALQKLERVLDRAVMIGYPSLKIVHGKGDGILRKFIRDYLRKYSHVTRFEDEHPDRGGDGITYAYL, translated from the coding sequence ATGGTATATCCATTAAATGCAATTGATAAACTCGGGTTTTCCGAGATCAAAGATAAAATAAAGCAAAAATGCCTGAGTGAATCGGGCCGGGAGCTGGTAGAAAAGATCCAGCCACAGACACGTTTTGATCAGATTGACCGCTTTTTAAGACAGACCAGTGAGTTTAAGGAGCTACTCGTAAATGATGGCGCTTTTCCTGTGGAGAATTTTTTTCCACTAAAAGCCATTGTTGAGAAAGCTAGAGTTGAGGGTACGTTTTTACTTGAAGAGGAGTTTTTTCGTGTCCTATTGTCGTTAAAGACTGTGTATGCGATAATACGTTATTTTAACGAAAGGGAAGGACTTTACCCCAACCTTGAGCTGCTGTTTGAGCACCTGCCTATTGAAAAAGGAATTATCCGCGATATTGAATCGGTCATCGACGAGCGTGGTAAACTCAAAAATAATGCCTCTAGGTTATTACTTGAAATCACCCAGCAGATACAGCGGGCGGAGCAAGAAGCGCTTAAACGAATGAATAGCATCTTCAAAAGCGCGCAAGATAGCGGGTGGACCGCCGACGGTAATCTGACGGTGCGTGATGGACGTTTGTGTATTCCTATTCTAGCCGAAAATAAACGTAAGCTGAAAGGTTTAATTCATGATGAGTCTGCGACAGGTCAAACTGCTTATATAGAGCCAGAAGAAGTGTTTCACCTCAATAATAAGATAAGGGATCTTGAATTTGAGCGTAGGCGGGAAGTGATCCGTATTCTTGTCGAGCTGACTGATAAAGTACGTCCACATATTCCTCTGCTTCTGTCTTATCATGGCTTACTGACCAAAGTCGACTTTGTGAGGGCCAAAGCGCTCTTCGCATTGGACATTGAAGCCGAGATGCCTGAACTGTCAAAGGAAGCCGAGATTCATTTGGTCAATGGTCGCCATCCGTTGTTGTTGCTTAATGCACAACATCAGCATCAGACAGTAGTACCATTAAATATACAGATCGGCCAGACACAGCGTATTATTGTTGTCTCCGGGCCGAATGCCGGTGGTAAGTCTGTCTGTATGAAAACCGTGGGATTGCTACAGATTATGGTGCAATCGGGGCTGTTGATTCCGGCTGAGCCGACGACCAAGGTGGGTATTTTCAAGCAGCTATTTGCTGATATCGGCGACGATCAGTCTATCGAAAGCGATTTAAGTACCTATAGCGCGCATCTCTCAAAAATGAAATATTTTACGGAGTTTGCGAATGGTCGCACATTGGTGTTGATTGATGAATTTGGAACTGGCACTGACCCTTTGTTTGGTGGTCCGATAGCCGAAGCCGTATTGGAATCTCTCAACAAAAAGCAGATTAGGGGCGTGATTACCACTCACTATTCCAATTTAAAAGTATTTGCGAGCAACACCGACGGTCTGGAAAATGCATCCATGTTATTTGACAATCGTGAGATGAAGCCCATGTACATCCTTCAGATTGGTAAGCCCGGAAGTTCCTATGCATTTGAAATCGCTCAAAAGATAGGATTGGGTAAAGACATTCTGGAATCTGCCAAAAACAAGATCGGGGTACAGCAGAAGAAAGTGGATACCTTATTGATAGATCTGGAACGCGAAAAGAAAGAGGTTTTTGATACGAAAGTGGCCATCAACAAACGCGAGAAAGAGCTCGAGACCATCAAATCGGAATATCTGGAATTACAGCAATACCTGGAGGAAAACAAGCGGGCTATTCTGAAGAAGGCAAAAGAAGAGGCACAGGATATTATCCGGAACTCAAACAAGCTGATCGAGAATACCGTGGCCCAGATCAAATCGGCGAAAGCAGACAAGGAAAAAACACGTGAACTACGGAATAACTTGGATCAGGCACTGAAAGCTGTTCTGCCAAAAGAACAGAAAACGAAACCTTTGGTTAAGGAGAAGGTGGGGGAGTCTACCGAACTCAATATAGGGGACTGGGTGCAAATTTTGGACAACGGTGCCGAGGCACAGGTCGTTGAAATTGCGAAAAATAACTTAATTCTCGCCATGGGCGAACTAAGGACTGTTCAAAAACGGAAAAACGTTATTAAATTGGAGGGTCGCGAAAATAAAAAGTCAGCGAAGAGCCTATCCAAGACGCTTTCAGCTAGCACGGTTGCTGATTTTAGTCCAGAGTTGGACCTAAGGGGCATGCGTACCGAAGATGCGCTGCAAAAACTGGAAAGAGTGCTTGATAGGGCGGTCATGATCGGTTACCCTTCACTGAAGATTGTCCATGGCAAAGGCGACGGGATCTTAAGGAAGTTTATACGCGATTATTTACGTAAGTATAGCCATGTCACGCGTTTTGAAGACGAACATCCAGATCGCGGCGGTGATGGCATCACCTACGCCTATCTATAA
- a CDS encoding DUF4296 domain-containing protein yields MLRLILNLLAVIFLFGSCVRPEDKDIISQSKFVKALTEIQLIDSYLNILPIDSARKVMVPLYQVTFDKYGLDSLTFRKNLNYYGRDAEVMAAIYKKVEDNLTKENKFYTDIERKKQDSIRTRDSILNARIQDSTNRVMRLQQQYQERIAALIHYQPSKEKFSFKEASSLFNRTFQVKTGLRLESFLMNQLFVSGSAGAAAGPASTGNAVSPAATTGAAGRDSSAKPVETPLRPERRPLKVERSPVFSTPQEIKPPAKL; encoded by the coding sequence ATGCTACGATTAATACTGAATCTACTTGCAGTGATTTTTTTATTTGGTTCTTGTGTCAGGCCGGAGGATAAAGATATTATCTCCCAAAGCAAATTTGTGAAAGCGCTGACAGAAATCCAGCTGATAGATTCCTATCTGAATATTCTGCCTATCGACAGTGCCCGCAAAGTGATGGTGCCTTTGTATCAGGTTACTTTCGATAAGTATGGCTTGGACTCTCTTACCTTCAGGAAAAATCTGAACTATTACGGCAGGGATGCAGAGGTCATGGCAGCAATTTATAAGAAAGTGGAGGATAATCTGACCAAAGAAAACAAGTTTTATACAGACATCGAACGTAAAAAGCAGGATTCGATCCGGACCAGAGATTCCATTCTGAATGCGCGGATTCAGGATAGCACAAATCGTGTGATGCGCCTGCAGCAGCAGTATCAGGAACGCATAGCGGCCCTTATCCACTATCAGCCAAGTAAAGAGAAATTCAGTTTTAAAGAAGCCTCATCATTGTTTAACCGGACCTTCCAGGTCAAAACCGGACTTCGGCTGGAAAGTTTTCTGATGAATCAGCTGTTCGTTAGTGGCTCAGCTGGCGCAGCGGCAGGTCCTGCTTCGACTGGCAATGCCGTTTCTCCGGCAGCAACAACCGGCGCAGCAGGTAGGGATTCATCCGCCAAGCCTGTAGAAACACCGCTACGACCCGAAAGGAGACCGTTGAAAGTAGAGCGGTCACCTGTATTTTCAACGCCGCAGGAAATCAAGCCTCCGGCAAAACTTTAA
- a CDS encoding YggS family pyridoxal phosphate-dependent enzyme yields the protein MSIASNLEALKLETEAVGVQLVAVSKTKSNSEIMEAYAAGQRVFGENHVQELVEKAEALPKDIQWHMIGHLQTNKVKYIAPFINLIASVDSLKLLKEINKHALKSGRVIDCLLQVYIAEEDTKFGFDHAELIELLRDEEFIALKNVRICGLMGIASNTDNEKVIKAEFYELKMLFDGIKASFFRKGDYFKILSMGMSSDYKIAIQEGSNMVRIGSTIFGKRVIKHYKNND from the coding sequence ATGAGTATTGCCAGTAATTTAGAAGCATTAAAATTGGAGACCGAAGCTGTGGGCGTTCAGCTTGTAGCAGTGTCAAAGACTAAATCCAATTCGGAGATCATGGAAGCCTATGCGGCGGGACAACGTGTTTTTGGCGAAAATCATGTTCAAGAATTAGTGGAGAAAGCTGAGGCTTTACCCAAAGATATCCAATGGCATATGATCGGACATCTGCAGACCAACAAAGTGAAATATATTGCTCCCTTCATTAATTTGATTGCTTCGGTAGATTCATTAAAGCTCTTGAAGGAGATCAACAAGCATGCTCTAAAGTCTGGCAGGGTGATAGACTGCCTGTTACAGGTATATATAGCGGAAGAGGATACTAAATTCGGCTTCGATCATGCTGAACTAATTGAACTGCTCCGAGATGAGGAGTTTATCGCATTGAAGAATGTACGCATTTGCGGGCTGATGGGCATTGCCTCGAATACGGATAATGAAAAAGTGATCAAAGCCGAATTTTACGAGTTAAAGATGCTATTTGATGGTATCAAAGCGAGCTTCTTCCGTAAAGGGGATTATTTTAAAATTCTTTCCATGGGGATGTCATCCGACTATAAGATAGCCATTCAGGAAGGATCAAACATGGTTCGTATTGGTAGCACGATCTTTGGCAAAAGGGTCATCAAACATTATAAAAACAATGATTAA
- a CDS encoding GNAT family N-acetyltransferase has protein sequence MIKPIIREAIKSDCPQMLELIRELAIYEKAPDEVTVSLEAFEDAGFGKHPVWGAFVAEVDGAIVGISLYYVRYSTWKGRRLYLEDLIVTEKMRGLGLGKLLFDQTLAYGKACGYHGMVWQVLEWNEPAIKFYEKYKADFDAEWINVSITY, from the coding sequence ATGATTAAACCGATAATTCGTGAAGCAATAAAGTCAGATTGCCCACAGATGCTGGAGCTGATCAGAGAATTGGCTATTTATGAGAAGGCGCCTGATGAAGTGACCGTCTCACTAGAGGCGTTTGAAGATGCAGGATTCGGCAAACACCCGGTCTGGGGAGCTTTCGTCGCAGAAGTGGATGGCGCAATTGTTGGAATTTCGTTATATTATGTCAGATACTCTACCTGGAAAGGCCGCCGGCTCTATCTGGAAGATTTGATCGTCACTGAAAAAATGCGTGGTCTAGGACTTGGAAAGCTACTTTTTGATCAGACACTGGCTTATGGTAAAGCGTGTGGCTACCACGGTATGGTGTGGCAGGTGCTCGAGTGGAATGAGCCTGCTATCAAATTCTATGAGAAGTATAAGGCCGATTTTGATGCGGAGTGGATTAATGTCTCAATTACATATTAG
- a CDS encoding DUF3298 and DUF4163 domain-containing protein yields MRFYLLFKIIFISGLLYSCNNQSATLPRTEQADTLVYSNKVIDEHSKYFLKEEDHLDTTYFRASYPVFKDSSINKLVSAVVHLEGDTSMEDAARRFISSYNEYVDDNHGISTATWNRDLRIDVVANTASLLSLRTKQEEYTGGAHGDHFTLYSNFDRRTVRPITINDIIQEENKSEFLKIAEQHFRKQEGLGKDDSLSGKYFFDDGKFALADNFTFEKDHILFYYNIYEIKSYAEGNTELRIPYSKFKHLISEKGLEYIHSIH; encoded by the coding sequence ATGCGATTTTACCTTCTTTTTAAAATAATATTCATCAGTGGCCTGCTGTATTCTTGCAACAACCAGAGTGCGACATTACCTCGTACGGAACAGGCGGACACTCTAGTGTATAGCAACAAAGTCATCGATGAGCATAGCAAGTATTTTTTAAAGGAAGAAGATCATCTGGATACAACATATTTCAGAGCAAGTTACCCTGTTTTTAAAGACAGCAGCATCAATAAGCTTGTGTCTGCTGTGGTTCATTTGGAAGGTGACACCAGCATGGAAGACGCTGCTCGCCGCTTTATTAGCTCTTATAACGAATATGTCGATGACAACCACGGCATCTCGACCGCTACCTGGAACCGAGACCTGCGGATAGATGTTGTAGCCAACACAGCCTCTTTATTGAGCCTGCGCACTAAACAAGAGGAATATACCGGCGGCGCTCACGGAGACCACTTTACCTTATATTCCAACTTTGACAGGCGCACAGTGCGTCCCATCACCATAAACGATATCATTCAGGAGGAAAACAAAAGTGAATTTTTGAAGATAGCTGAACAGCATTTCCGTAAACAGGAAGGTCTCGGCAAAGACGATTCCTTAAGCGGAAAATATTTTTTTGACGACGGCAAGTTTGCTTTGGCAGATAACTTCACTTTCGAAAAAGATCATATTCTCTTCTATTATAACATTTACGAAATCAAATCCTATGCCGAGGGTAATACCGAATTACGTATTCCCTATTCTAAATTTAAGCATCTGATTTCCGAAAAAGGGTTAGAATATATCCATAGTATCCATTAG